The Haloarcula pelagica genome includes a region encoding these proteins:
- a CDS encoding DUF6884 domain-containing protein — MTTTQTERTRGRFVLIGCGDAKTDDPADARNLYTSSYFAVKRKYAEAAVQWARTADRRANAWGVLSAEHGVLLPRQTVDPYDTTIEALRREPIEGELNYELPSGDRVETRLDQWALRVHSALGDWLRRPFAADQQESPCRELVVLAGSDYVDALRERGIFDERPTAIRTGRETYRALPPKATVRFPFQERDFDGMFEQMAWLSDRAEALDAAATPARESELSAFDGGFERERATWQTDHSSVDVDGTEQAGLDAFEDVPDRFRATRQTSLATDGGEGGQDV, encoded by the coding sequence ATGACCACCACGCAGACCGAGCGAACCCGCGGCCGCTTCGTACTCATCGGTTGCGGCGACGCAAAAACCGACGATCCAGCCGACGCTCGCAACCTCTACACGTCCTCGTATTTCGCCGTCAAGCGCAAGTACGCTGAGGCCGCCGTCCAGTGGGCGCGAACGGCCGATCGACGAGCAAACGCCTGGGGTGTCCTCTCCGCCGAACACGGCGTGTTGCTGCCCCGCCAGACGGTCGACCCCTACGATACCACGATTGAGGCCCTCCGCAGAGAACCGATCGAAGGGGAGCTGAACTACGAACTCCCGTCAGGGGACCGAGTCGAAACCCGTCTCGATCAGTGGGCGCTTCGTGTCCACTCGGCTCTCGGCGATTGGCTTCGCCGCCCGTTCGCCGCCGATCAACAGGAGTCGCCCTGCCGGGAGTTGGTCGTACTGGCTGGCAGCGACTACGTCGACGCGCTTCGCGAGCGCGGGATCTTCGACGAGCGGCCAACCGCGATTCGGACCGGTCGCGAGACGTACCGAGCGCTCCCGCCGAAGGCGACTGTCCGGTTCCCCTTCCAGGAGCGAGATTTCGACGGAATGTTCGAGCAGATGGCGTGGCTCTCCGACCGGGCCGAGGCCCTCGATGCAGCCGCCACGCCCGCCAGAGAATCGGAGCTCTCAGCCTTCGACGGGGGCTTCGAGCGGGAACGTGCCACGTGGCAAACAGACCACAGTAGCGTCGACGTCGACGGCACCGAGCAGGCAGGCCTGGACGCATTCGAAGACGTCCCCGATAGGTTCCGTGCCACGAGGCAGACGAGTCTTGCCACTGACGGCGGGGAGGGAGGCCAAGATGTGTAG
- a CDS encoding DUF6610 family protein — MSSEAIHSWSATAIGDAQRADYIGFLHREPFVIDAYARGFAVGVREDYSYQSSLRNVDVPVEILDNDFRNPDLDRYIQRFEAHEPSVGILGDAYDRQEARRYNEAARELTRKFPGTEVIIVPKCRVAIDVIDEDIVLGYPLGYSDQTADEYTDIVDWRGRRVHLLGASPPKQYEAIEALTQPRVTGEEPADIVGLDWNGIHLAALHGEYFTPHGYAAADHLSIRETVRESLEWIKRFWQDKGVWPSCGDTRSPLETEPMDPVWAVDGRRATAEALEDAIVVEYENGETLAFRDQHERERIEYREGLTPKADFLTP; from the coding sequence ATGTCCTCCGAAGCAATCCACTCCTGGTCAGCGACGGCTATCGGCGACGCACAGCGCGCAGACTACATCGGATTCCTCCATCGCGAACCCTTCGTGATCGACGCCTATGCACGGGGGTTCGCCGTCGGCGTCCGCGAGGACTACTCCTACCAGTCCTCGCTCCGGAACGTCGACGTCCCGGTCGAGATCCTCGACAACGACTTTCGTAATCCCGACCTTGACCGGTACATCCAGCGGTTCGAGGCCCACGAGCCGTCGGTCGGGATACTCGGCGATGCATACGACCGCCAGGAGGCCAGACGGTACAACGAGGCCGCACGGGAGCTGACACGGAAGTTTCCGGGTACAGAGGTCATTATCGTCCCGAAGTGCCGGGTAGCCATCGACGTGATCGACGAGGACATCGTACTGGGCTACCCACTGGGATACTCGGATCAGACCGCCGACGAGTATACGGATATCGTGGACTGGCGCGGGCGGCGGGTGCATCTCTTGGGTGCGAGTCCGCCCAAACAGTACGAGGCCATCGAGGCGCTCACACAGCCGCGTGTGACCGGCGAGGAGCCAGCCGATATCGTCGGGCTTGACTGGAACGGAATCCACTTGGCGGCGCTGCACGGTGAGTATTTCACGCCGCATGGATATGCCGCCGCCGACCACCTCTCGATCCGGGAGACGGTTCGCGAGAGTCTGGAGTGGATCAAGCGATTCTGGCAGGACAAGGGCGTCTGGCCCAGCTGCGGAGACACTCGGAGTCCGCTGGAGACCGAGCCGATGGACCCAGTGTGGGCCGTCGACGGTCGGCGGGCGACCGCCGAAGCTCTGGAGGACGCCATTGTCGTCGAGTACGAGAACGGCGAGACACTCGCCTTCCGCGATCAGCACGAACGAGAGCGAATCGAGTACCGGGAGGGGCTGACGCCGAAGGCGGATTTTCTGACTCCCTGA
- a CDS encoding winged helix-turn-helix domain-containing protein: MNFDPTEKYDDVNEAAVSDWKDETTTRERIKVVITRTTEPTPASEIAEKARASQPVVRDELKELTDIGLVETIDSGQGALYKRNDQMYIYQQVLELHDAYSEAELVETLQDLKQTVNEIRTKHDVESPAELAQQLDPDDHDGWEDHKTWQTAQKNLYLAKAAISFYDAEKVVV; encoded by the coding sequence ATGAATTTCGATCCAACCGAGAAATACGACGACGTAAATGAGGCGGCGGTTAGTGACTGGAAGGACGAAACAACGACGCGAGAACGAATCAAGGTCGTAATCACGCGAACGACTGAGCCAACGCCGGCGTCCGAGATAGCCGAGAAAGCCAGAGCGAGCCAGCCAGTGGTTCGTGATGAACTCAAGGAGCTCACTGACATCGGGCTCGTCGAGACAATTGACAGTGGGCAGGGCGCGCTGTACAAGCGCAACGATCAGATGTATATCTATCAGCAGGTGTTGGAGCTGCACGATGCGTACTCGGAAGCAGAACTGGTCGAGACATTGCAGGATCTGAAACAGACAGTCAACGAGATCAGAACCAAACATGACGTCGAGTCACCTGCGGAACTCGCACAACAGCTTGACCCGGATGATCATGACGGTTGGGAGGACCATAAGACGTGGCAAACGGCTCAGAAGAATCTCTACCTCGCGAAAGCAGCGATCAGCTTCTACGATGCTGAAAAAGTGGTTGTCTGA
- a CDS encoding ArdC-like ssDNA-binding domain-containing protein — translation MSTIQSNLPDQEHSQQTTTFDDSDSRADDMRERLNGWVEDLADLTDEAQASEQFQRWLDVQSKFHDYSARNTLLIKMQCPEATRVAGYNTWKNGFNRYVQEGESAIWIWAPIVTNKCPKCGNSPSYHENTDCDYDETEPDEWPRGLVGFRPASVFDISQTDGEPLPELETETHGDPAGLVEDLLAATDEIGIDAQLVDSDEWDHGAAKGVCSRRSVTTTNPVVEVKHQDNRAAVASMLIHEFAHAKLHFDVEDETERAKREVEAEAVAYIVSRHFGLDPDNSAFYLAAWDGEAAETLRDRLDRISSTAADLIDVVEG, via the coding sequence ATGTCGACGATACAGAGCAACCTCCCCGACCAGGAGCACAGCCAGCAGACCACTACCTTCGACGATTCGGACAGCCGTGCCGACGACATGCGCGAGCGCCTCAACGGGTGGGTTGAGGACCTCGCTGATCTCACCGACGAGGCCCAGGCCAGCGAGCAGTTCCAGCGCTGGCTGGACGTCCAATCGAAGTTCCATGACTACTCGGCGCGGAACACGCTGCTGATCAAGATGCAGTGTCCCGAGGCGACCCGCGTCGCGGGGTACAACACCTGGAAAAACGGGTTCAACCGCTACGTCCAGGAAGGCGAGTCGGCCATCTGGATCTGGGCACCCATCGTCACCAACAAGTGTCCCAAGTGCGGGAACTCGCCGTCCTACCACGAGAACACTGACTGTGACTACGACGAGACCGAGCCCGACGAGTGGCCCCGCGGACTGGTTGGATTCCGGCCAGCCAGCGTCTTCGACATCTCCCAGACCGACGGCGAGCCACTCCCGGAACTGGAGACCGAGACCCACGGCGACCCGGCTGGACTCGTCGAGGACCTCCTGGCTGCGACCGACGAGATCGGCATCGACGCACAGCTCGTCGACTCCGACGAGTGGGACCATGGGGCGGCAAAGGGCGTCTGTTCGCGCCGGAGCGTGACGACGACCAATCCCGTGGTCGAGGTGAAGCACCAGGACAACCGGGCCGCGGTCGCGAGCATGCTGATCCACGAGTTCGCCCACGCCAAGCTCCACTTCGACGTCGAGGACGAGACGGAGCGGGCAAAGCGTGAGGTCGAAGCCGAGGCCGTCGCCTACATCGTCAGTCGACACTTCGGACTGGACCCCGACAACTCGGCGTTCTATCTGGCGGCCTGGGACGGGGAGGCAGCCGAGACGCTACGGGACCGGCTGGACCGGATCTCCTCGACAGCAGCGGATCTCATCGATGTAGTCGAGGGATAG
- a CDS encoding IS5 family transposase, translating to MEVDILDFVEQCRRLAKQALGKHAGEPASGGFARWVHVVLHCFRVEEEYSYRETPNRLEYMAELRELLDLDQDELPDYTTIYKSFDRLKMWVWRALLRVSAQQHPQSGHVALDSTFFDRRISSSYYRQRSGNSVQTLKVTTLTDVESLAVLDVHISARWLHDTKTGPQVVRRNAGDLQSVAADTGFQDWNTEYEIAALDIDYLVHYRGSSLNATANNALIRAKGYSQRWMAETSYSTIKRSLGDAERALDWYRQFREIVLMVAITNIEPLCEPL from the coding sequence ATGGAAGTCGACATCCTCGACTTCGTTGAGCAGTGTCGGCGTCTAGCCAAACAAGCGTTAGGGAAGCACGCGGGCGAGCCCGCCAGCGGCGGGTTCGCCCGCTGGGTCCACGTCGTCTTGCACTGTTTCCGGGTCGAAGAAGAGTACAGCTACCGTGAAACGCCCAATCGGCTGGAATACATGGCTGAACTCCGTGAGCTTCTTGATCTTGATCAGGACGAACTCCCTGACTACACAACAATCTACAAGTCCTTCGACCGGCTGAAAATGTGGGTTTGGCGGGCGTTGCTGCGCGTTTCAGCGCAGCAACACCCGCAGTCTGGGCACGTAGCACTCGACAGCACGTTCTTCGACCGCCGCATTTCTTCATCGTACTACCGGCAACGCTCCGGAAACAGCGTTCAGACGCTGAAAGTGACGACGTTGACCGATGTGGAATCGCTTGCTGTGCTTGACGTACACATCTCGGCACGCTGGCTACACGATACCAAGACCGGACCGCAGGTCGTCCGCCGGAACGCGGGCGACCTGCAGTCCGTCGCCGCAGACACAGGTTTCCAGGACTGGAACACCGAGTACGAGATTGCCGCACTAGATATCGACTACCTTGTTCACTACCGTGGTTCGTCGCTGAACGCAACCGCGAATAACGCACTCATCCGGGCAAAAGGGTACTCTCAGCGGTGGATGGCCGAAACCTCGTATTCGACAATCAAGCGCTCGCTCGGCGATGCCGAGCGAGCGCTTGACTGGTATCGGCAGTTCCGTGAAATTGTCCTGATGGTCGCCATCACAAACATAGAACCGCTCTGTGAACCGCTCTAA
- a CDS encoding DUF7521 family protein — MTGLPGTEALSPDSIVWLSRGLTGLVGLFVSILAYRGFRRNDAPKMRSLALGIGLLTTGVFLTVTVANLAGASTGSILLARGLVTTTGLCVVLLALLYQ, encoded by the coding sequence ATGACGGGGCTTCCGGGTACAGAGGCACTTTCTCCTGACAGTATCGTCTGGCTTTCGCGGGGGTTGACTGGGCTCGTTGGACTCTTCGTTTCAATTCTGGCGTATCGTGGCTTTAGACGAAACGACGCTCCAAAGATGCGCTCGCTCGCCCTCGGAATCGGACTCCTAACGACGGGTGTGTTCCTGACAGTTACAGTCGCGAATCTCGCAGGTGCTAGTACAGGATCTATTCTGCTAGCACGGGGACTCGTGACCACAACTGGTCTCTGTGTCGTGCTATTGGCCCTTCTGTATCAATAG
- a CDS encoding ArsR/SmtB family transcription factor, translated as MDEEGDDELLALLDDEYARAILAELTAEPMSASELCTACEMSDPTAYRRLDRLEEAGLVAEQQTIDPDGHHYKQYVATVGEVAVTFEDGTYEVTVTRSATNPADRFTNLFEGLS; from the coding sequence ATGGACGAGGAAGGCGATGATGAACTCCTCGCGTTGCTCGACGACGAGTACGCGCGAGCCATCCTCGCCGAACTCACCGCTGAACCGATGTCCGCCTCTGAGCTCTGCACGGCCTGTGAAATGTCCGATCCGACAGCGTACCGTCGCCTCGACCGGTTAGAGGAGGCGGGCCTCGTGGCCGAACAACAAACGATCGATCCTGATGGTCACCACTACAAACAATACGTAGCTACCGTCGGCGAAGTGGCGGTCACGTTCGAGGATGGCACGTACGAGGTGACCGTGACAAGATCCGCGACGAATCCGGCCGACCGATTCACCAACCTGTTCGAGGGGTTGTCCTGA
- a CDS encoding CPBP family intramembrane glutamic endopeptidase yields the protein MPSTETQGQTMWRVRYWLTWPVWNHGDQRLRAPLRALIPLVLTFLALAVIQTAVRARFEHPIRELLELLGLAVVLTLGLLVATRLIDRRPATDYGLSVDRDWCKTAAVGSVIGILVNAGALVVSLYAGWVSVTGFAETPGTLPFVPAVVVTFGLIAVAAMWEEFIFRATMLKNLAEGGAGYVGEKPAILLAVLISTLVFATLHGGKVTHVSQYGYYVIAGLVLGTVYALTGELALPMGFHVFYNFSQGFLGLGVSQVTPELVVLELAGPDKWVGEEGLVHVSFAILGGLLLLAYIRWQNGQLQISEHVTRWNPIST from the coding sequence ATGCCCTCCACAGAGACCCAGGGCCAGACTATGTGGCGTGTCCGGTACTGGCTTACCTGGCCGGTTTGGAACCACGGCGATCAACGGCTTCGGGCCCCGCTCCGGGCACTGATACCGCTCGTCCTGACGTTTCTGGCTCTTGCGGTAATCCAGACAGCAGTTCGAGCCCGGTTCGAGCATCCAATTCGCGAGCTCCTCGAGCTACTCGGTCTAGCAGTCGTTCTCACTCTGGGACTTCTCGTCGCCACGAGGCTCATCGACCGACGTCCCGCCACCGACTACGGGCTCTCGGTCGATCGTGACTGGTGCAAGACCGCCGCTGTTGGGAGCGTGATAGGAATCTTAGTCAACGCTGGGGCTCTCGTCGTGTCGCTTTACGCCGGCTGGGTATCCGTGACAGGGTTCGCTGAAACCCCTGGTACCCTCCCGTTCGTTCCGGCAGTGGTCGTCACGTTCGGGTTGATTGCTGTCGCGGCAATGTGGGAAGAGTTCATCTTCCGAGCGACTATGTTGAAGAATCTCGCAGAAGGCGGTGCAGGATATGTCGGGGAGAAACCAGCTATCCTTCTAGCCGTCCTCATCAGCACACTCGTCTTCGCGACATTACACGGCGGGAAAGTAACTCACGTCAGCCAGTATGGCTACTACGTGATCGCTGGCTTGGTGCTCGGAACCGTGTACGCGCTCACCGGCGAGCTCGCACTTCCCATGGGATTTCATGTGTTCTACAATTTCTCACAGGGTTTCCTCGGACTTGGAGTCTCTCAAGTCACGCCCGAACTCGTTGTTCTTGAGCTCGCCGGCCCGGATAAATGGGTCGGCGAGGAGGGGCTCGTCCATGTTTCCTTCGCGATCCTTGGTGGTCTCTTGCTTCTCGCGTATATCCGCTGGCAGAATGGGCAGTTACAAATAAGCGAACACGTGACCCGATGGAATCCAATCTCAACATGA